A genomic window from Algoriphagus sp. Y33 includes:
- a CDS encoding SprT-like domain-containing protein has product MSGSEKLKEILAQKIPTAAINYAVELWEKEPFSFKTTASRKTKLGDFRYRRDRQIQTITINADLNPFQFLLTYIHEVAHLHAFVRFGMEIPPHGREWKSTFQKLIFPILSTDFFPIDLLIPLRKYMKNPKASSAADLFLMKEMSKYDDRSASPDIVFLSDIKPGSRFLLSGREFEKGETRRTRVLCHEVKSGKKYLIAQLAKVKSLD; this is encoded by the coding sequence ATGAGCGGGTCTGAAAAACTAAAGGAAATACTGGCACAAAAAATTCCTACTGCTGCCATCAATTATGCAGTCGAACTTTGGGAAAAAGAACCTTTTTCATTTAAAACTACAGCATCCCGAAAGACAAAACTTGGGGATTTCAGGTATAGAAGAGATCGTCAAATCCAGACCATCACGATCAATGCAGATCTTAACCCCTTCCAATTTCTGCTTACTTATATCCACGAAGTAGCACATCTTCATGCCTTCGTAAGATTCGGAATGGAAATTCCTCCACATGGGAGAGAGTGGAAATCGACTTTTCAGAAATTAATTTTTCCCATTCTCTCAACCGATTTTTTTCCTATAGACTTATTGATTCCTCTACGCAAGTATATGAAAAACCCGAAAGCCAGTTCGGCTGCGGATCTTTTTCTAATGAAGGAAATGAGCAAATACGATGACAGAAGTGCCAGCCCAGATATTGTTTTCCTATCCGACATAAAACCCGGAAGCCGATTTTTACTTTCCGGAAGGGAATTTGAAAAAGGAGAAACAAGAAGGACAAGAGTACTATGCCATGAAGTAAAATCCGGCAAAAAGTACTTGATCGCCCAACTGGCCAAAGTAAAATCGTTAGACTAA
- the der gene encoding ribosome biogenesis GTPase Der, translated as MANIVAIVGRPNVGKSTLFNRLVEERKAIEDNMSGVTRDRHYGHAQWAGKFFSVIDTGGYVTGSEDMYEAEIRKQVKLAIEEADVILFIVDCHTGLTDLDSEFAKELRSSKKPIYVVANKADNQEKSFAAHEFYSLGVSDFEVYPVASASGSGTGELLDAVITHFEEEGVEDPDADTPKISILGRPNVGKSSFLNALIGKDRSIVTDEAGTTRDSIHTRYQLYGQDFIITDTAGIRKKSKVTEDVEFYSVMRSLRTLEESDVVIVMVDATRGLESQDMNLISLAIKNNKGVMIMVNKWDLIDKDHKTMGKIKDDMLEKLGENKWIPIIFTSVLEKQRIFQAIELAVKVYENKTRRIPTSKLNDVMLAEIERYPPPAWKGKYIKIKYSTQLPTKNPVFAFFCNLPQYIKSPYTRYLENRLRENFDFEGVPIKIIYKNK; from the coding sequence ATGGCAAATATAGTAGCGATAGTAGGAAGGCCTAACGTGGGCAAATCCACTCTTTTCAACCGTCTGGTAGAAGAACGCAAGGCGATTGAAGACAATATGAGCGGTGTCACCCGTGATCGTCACTACGGACACGCACAGTGGGCGGGGAAGTTCTTCTCGGTAATTGACACCGGCGGATACGTCACAGGCTCGGAAGACATGTATGAGGCGGAAATCCGAAAGCAGGTAAAGCTTGCCATTGAGGAAGCGGATGTGATTCTTTTCATTGTGGATTGTCATACGGGTCTTACTGATCTGGATAGCGAATTTGCCAAGGAACTCAGAAGTAGCAAAAAGCCTATTTATGTCGTCGCAAATAAGGCGGATAACCAAGAAAAAAGTTTTGCAGCCCATGAATTTTATTCGTTGGGGGTAAGTGACTTCGAAGTCTACCCGGTAGCTTCTGCTAGCGGAAGTGGTACAGGCGAGCTTTTGGATGCCGTGATTACCCATTTCGAAGAAGAAGGGGTTGAAGATCCCGATGCAGACACTCCCAAGATTTCAATTCTGGGAAGACCGAACGTGGGAAAATCATCATTCCTGAATGCACTGATAGGCAAAGACCGCTCCATCGTAACAGATGAAGCCGGTACTACACGAGACTCTATCCATACACGTTATCAGCTCTATGGGCAGGATTTTATCATCACAGACACTGCCGGGATCAGAAAGAAGTCCAAGGTGACGGAAGATGTAGAGTTCTACTCTGTCATGCGTTCTTTAAGAACTCTGGAAGAGTCGGACGTAGTGATCGTAATGGTGGATGCCACAAGGGGTCTTGAATCCCAGGACATGAACTTGATTTCCCTTGCCATCAAAAACAACAAGGGCGTGATGATCATGGTAAACAAATGGGATTTGATCGATAAGGATCATAAAACCATGGGAAAAATAAAGGATGATATGTTGGAGAAATTGGGAGAAAACAAATGGATTCCGATCATCTTCACCTCTGTGCTCGAAAAGCAAAGAATCTTCCAAGCAATAGAATTGGCAGTGAAAGTCTACGAAAACAAAACCCGGCGTATCCCTACTTCCAAGCTGAACGATGTGATGCTTGCCGAAATAGAACGCTATCCCCCACCCGCATGGAAAGGGAAGTACATCAAGATCAAATATTCCACCCAACTTCCGACAAAAAATCCAGTGTTTGCATTCTTCTGTAACCTGCCCCAGTACATCAAATCCCCCTATACAAGATATCTGGAAAACAGACTCCGTGAAAACTTTGATTTTGAAGGAGTTCCGATCAAAATTATTTACAAAAACAAATAA
- the era gene encoding GTPase Era gives MDSQKHQAGFVNIIGKPNVGKSTLMNILVGERVSIITSKAQTTRHRIVGLTNSENYQIVFSDTPGMLKPQYELQKNMMSFVNISLEDADIILFVTDLFETDADIEHVIEKINESEVPVLLVINKIDLAKPGQLEEVTAYWTSRIKSELVIPISAGEKFNTEKIMQEILDRLPEHPAFYDKEELSDRSERFFASEIIREKIFENYKKEIPYSSEVSIEDFKVKKNIISVRAIIYVERDSQKGIIIGDKGAALKKVGIQAREELEKFFGKKVFLETFVKVEQDWRKNKLKLKKFGYDPT, from the coding sequence ATGGATTCACAAAAACATCAAGCAGGCTTCGTCAACATCATAGGAAAACCAAATGTGGGCAAGTCTACATTGATGAATATCCTTGTGGGTGAGCGAGTTTCGATCATAACTTCTAAAGCGCAGACCACACGCCACAGAATTGTAGGCCTGACAAATTCCGAAAACTATCAAATAGTTTTTTCCGATACTCCCGGAATGCTCAAACCTCAGTACGAACTTCAGAAGAATATGATGAGTTTCGTAAACATCTCTCTGGAAGATGCGGACATTATCCTTTTTGTCACCGATCTATTCGAAACAGACGCGGATATTGAGCATGTGATCGAGAAAATCAACGAGTCCGAAGTCCCCGTATTATTGGTCATCAATAAAATTGATCTAGCAAAACCGGGGCAATTGGAGGAAGTAACTGCCTACTGGACATCCAGAATCAAGTCAGAACTTGTCATTCCTATTTCTGCAGGAGAAAAATTCAACACAGAAAAAATCATGCAGGAAATCTTGGACAGACTACCTGAACATCCTGCATTTTATGACAAAGAGGAACTTTCCGATAGATCAGAACGGTTCTTTGCCTCTGAGATCATCCGTGAAAAAATCTTTGAGAATTATAAAAAAGAGATTCCATATAGCTCTGAAGTCTCTATCGAAGACTTCAAAGTGAAAAAAAACATAATCAGCGTCCGTGCAATCATATACGTCGAGAGGGATAGCCAAAAAGGAATCATCATCGGCGACAAAGGCGCTGCGCTGAAAAAAGTAGGAATACAAGCCCGTGAAGAACTGGAAAAGTTCTTCGGCAAGAAGGTCTTCCTCGAAACCTTCGTGAAGGTGGAGCAAGACTGGAGAAAAAATAAACTGAAACTGAAAAAATTTGGGTACGACCCAACCTAA